From a single Mesorhizobium shangrilense genomic region:
- a CDS encoding porin → MNIKSLLLGSAAALIAVSGARAADAVVVAEPEPAEYVKICDVYGAGYFYIPGTETCLRIGGYIRYDIGGGDVGSLDGAKARDRLDNEVQDTWKKTARFSLKTWTGQETELGTLKTYTETRFDFGNKTYSNAAYNKSMTLNFAWIQLGGLRVGKDESAYDTFIGYAGNVIQDTIVPYGGFDTNVIQYYFDAGNGFSAVVSLEEGYDVFTIDSYVPHIVGGVKYTQGWGAITGVVGYDSNFEDVSGKVRLDVNVSSALSLFVMGGYGSDSNSARNFYKLWAGNWAFWAGGTYKFNEKTSFNLQVSGDQEKNYGVAANVAYDIVPGFTVTAEVDYNHFGGFGDPTVPGGNWLGADKKDSVGGILRFQRSF, encoded by the coding sequence ATGAACATCAAGAGCCTTCTCCTCGGCTCCGCTGCGGCCCTGATCGCAGTATCCGGTGCGCGCGCCGCCGACGCCGTCGTCGTCGCCGAGCCGGAACCCGCTGAATACGTCAAGATCTGCGACGTTTACGGCGCTGGCTACTTCTACATCCCCGGCACCGAGACCTGCCTGCGCATCGGCGGCTATATCCGTTACGACATCGGGGGCGGTGACGTCGGCTCGCTTGACGGCGCAAAGGCAAGAGACCGTTTGGATAATGAGGTCCAGGATACGTGGAAGAAAACTGCCCGCTTCTCGCTGAAGACCTGGACCGGCCAGGAAACTGAACTCGGCACGTTGAAGACCTACACCGAGACCCGTTTTGACTTCGGTAACAAAACATATAGCAATGCAGCCTACAACAAGTCCATGACGCTGAACTTTGCTTGGATTCAGCTTGGTGGTCTCCGCGTCGGTAAGGACGAATCGGCTTACGATACGTTCATCGGCTATGCCGGCAACGTCATCCAGGACACGATTGTCCCCTACGGTGGCTTCGACACCAACGTCATCCAGTACTACTTCGATGCTGGCAATGGTTTCTCGGCGGTTGTCTCGCTGGAAGAAGGTTACGACGTCTTCACCATCGATAGCTATGTTCCGCACATCGTCGGCGGCGTGAAGTATACGCAGGGCTGGGGTGCAATCACCGGCGTTGTCGGTTACGACAGCAACTTCGAAGACGTTTCGGGCAAGGTCCGGTTGGACGTGAACGTCTCCAGCGCGCTTTCGCTGTTCGTGATGGGCGGTTATGGCTCCGACAGCAATAGCGCCCGTAACTTCTACAAGCTCTGGGCCGGCAATTGGGCTTTCTGGGCCGGTGGTACCTACAAGTTCAACGAGAAGACCTCGTTCAACCTTCAGGTGTCGGGTGACCAGGAGAAGAACTACGGCGTAGCGGCAAACGTTGCCTACGACATCGTTCCCGGCTTCACGGTCACGGCCGAAGTTGATTACAACCATTTTGGTGGATTTGGCGATCCGACCGTCCCCGGCGGCAACTGGCTTGGCGCCGACAAGAAAGACAGCGTCGGCGGCATCCTCCGCTTCCAGCGCTCCTTCTAA
- a CDS encoding tyrosine-type recombinase/integrase: MSNEAVQEAQASDHFSMFSSQSARIKYSYNTIREVKSFTVGELFSAYRDILWDDGRHKYNVSSFVGEIGEILLGERFSAFDQSTLDNLIGTLRQRGNSNATINRKMAALSKLLRKAYKMGDIHSLPEFRRQKERAGRIRFLEKDEEARLFAAIKSRSEDAYRLSVFLVDTGCRLGEALGLIWNDIQEHRVSFWITKSGRSRTIPMTVRVKDVIKLPPTEGRRPKGPFTKLSQAQFRTIWNDAKAEVGLGADDQVVPHILRHTCASRLVQGGIDIRRVQMWLGHQTLSMTMRYAHLATNDLDGCVVVLETPRFKGPDSDVEHALPSSTAAAQETKSGSVEEKPSPKAARKSSKTG; the protein is encoded by the coding sequence ATGTCAAACGAAGCGGTTCAAGAGGCGCAGGCCTCTGATCATTTTTCGATGTTTTCTTCTCAATCCGCAAGAATTAAATATAGTTATAATACTATAAGAGAAGTAAAGTCGTTCACGGTCGGAGAGTTGTTTTCAGCATATCGGGATATATTATGGGACGACGGACGGCATAAGTACAATGTCAGCTCTTTTGTTGGCGAAATTGGTGAGATTCTCCTTGGGGAGCGTTTCAGCGCCTTTGACCAGAGTACCCTGGATAACCTTATCGGCACCTTGCGCCAGCGCGGCAACAGCAACGCAACCATCAACCGGAAGATGGCTGCACTCAGCAAACTGCTGCGCAAGGCCTACAAGATGGGGGATATCCACAGTCTGCCTGAGTTCCGCCGCCAGAAGGAGCGGGCGGGGCGGATTCGTTTTCTTGAGAAGGACGAGGAAGCCCGGCTTTTCGCCGCCATAAAAAGCCGCAGCGAAGATGCCTACCGGCTGTCCGTCTTTCTCGTCGATACCGGCTGCCGCCTCGGCGAGGCGCTCGGTCTCATCTGGAACGATATCCAGGAGCATCGCGTCAGCTTCTGGATCACCAAGTCCGGCCGCAGCCGCACCATTCCGATGACTGTCAGGGTCAAGGACGTGATCAAGCTGCCGCCCACCGAGGGCCGCCGTCCCAAGGGTCCTTTCACCAAACTCAGCCAGGCGCAGTTTCGCACCATCTGGAACGATGCGAAGGCGGAAGTCGGCCTCGGCGCCGACGATCAGGTGGTACCGCATATTCTGCGCCACACATGCGCGTCGCGTCTTGTCCAGGGCGGCATCGACATCAGGCGCGTGCAGATGTGGCTTGGTCACCAGACGCTGTCGATGACCATGCGTTACGCCCATCTTGCCACGAATGACCTCGACGGCTGCGTCGTCGTTCTGGAAACGCCCCGTTTTAAGGGGCCTGACAGTGACGTGGAGCACGCTCTGCCTTCTTCGACTGCAGCAGCTCAGGAAACAAAGAGCGGGTCGGTGGAGGAGAAGCCTTCACCCAAGGCGGCTCGGAAAAGTTCAAAGACCGGCTAG